The following proteins come from a genomic window of Amphiura filiformis chromosome 16, Afil_fr2py, whole genome shotgun sequence:
- the LOC140136351 gene encoding alpha-1A adrenergic receptor-like: protein MLHVLLIAIDRYIAITFPLRYLSIITPNTITTLTISTWALALFCGLLPTFGWRKPAEDLEYCNADQVVPLSYYAFFFLVSFLIPLGMTLGFYWKIIVIARSQVRRIGEMRIFVTRRRVIRDGDDTPVGDSPRNLELDINPEMNSSDNRNSSVAIVKAVKTAAIVSGVFVICWLPSFTFRFVMEYLNYKSDETIRAPIVEVFTKFLAFANSAANPIVYSFRYRDFRRILKKIVK, encoded by the coding sequence ATGCTTCATGTGCTTTTAATTGCGATAGATCGATATATCGCAATAACGTTTCCTTTAAGATACCTAAGTATCATTACTCCCAACACTATTACAACACTAACAATATCAACCTGGGCTTTGGCGTTATTTTGTGGTCTATTGCCGACATTCGGATGGCGTAAACCAGCCGAAGATTTAGAGTACTGCAACGCGGATCAAGTGGTCCCGTTGAGTTATTACGCATTCTTTTTCTTAGTCTCATTCCTGATTCCGTTGGGAATGACGCTGGGATTTTACTGGAAGATCATTGTTATCGCACGTTCGCAAGTAAGACGCATTGGAGAAATGCGTATTTTTGTTACAAGACGCAGAGTCATCCGCGATGGTGACGATACCCCGGTAGGTGATTCGCCAAGGAACTTGGAATTAGACATCAATCCTGAAATGAATTCATCCGATAATCGGAATAGTTCTGTAGCCATTGTGAAAGCGGTTAAGACAGCCGCTATTGTGTCAGGAGTTTTTGTCATTTGTTGGTTACCCAGTTTTACATTTCGTTTTGTGATGGAATATTTAAATTATAAGAGTGACGAAACAATTCGAGCACCGATTGTTGAAGTCTTTACCAAATTTTTGGCGTTTGCAAACTCAGCAGCGAACCCTATTGTGTATTCTTTTCGTTATCGTGACTTTAgaagaattttgaagaaaattgtgAAATAG